TAATAAAATGTAGTCGCCAATGCTAGTACTGAGGGAGTGAGACAATTAATGACAACTAAATTGTACTTATGGAGGCTAAATCTATTAAACTGATGCCTCGATGATCGAACGCATTGACTCACAGTTTTATGATGGCGACCATAATGACTTCTAAAAATTCTTGTCAGTTCAAATATCAAACCTCTCTTTCTCATTCAGTGAGGCAGTTGGGCGCTACCGTTTTTGTTAGAAAAAGTGCTCAAGGTATATGGCTTGCCAGCACGTTAAGCGCTTTATTGATTTCTGGTTGTCAAAGCACGCCAACCAATGATTTAATAACGGGCACGCTTTATCAAACCTCAACGCAACCCAATGACAATCGTCAATTGGATCAGCAAGAAATTGCTCGCGTTCGAACGACACTTGCTGCACAATATATCCGCAAAAACGAGCTCGATGCTGCCCAAAGACAGCTCGAAAAAGCCTTTGCTGCCGATAGCCGTCATGCGCCGGCCTATGATATGATGGGTGTTTTGTTGCAGCAAGAGGGTAGCCGCCTTAATCTTGAAAAAGCCGAACAATTTTTTAAAAAAGCCATTGTGCTTGATAAAGATTTTGATCAAGCACACAACAATTATGGCGTGTATTTGTCGCAGATGAAGCGTTACAAAGAGGCAGCAGAGCAGTTCGAAATAGCAGGCGCTGCCCTTGGCTATGAAGGCCGTATTGGTGCGTTAGAAAACTTAGGTCGTACCTACCTTCAACTAAAGGATCATCCTGCCGCGGAAAAGGCTTTTTTACGGGCTTTAGATGGCAATCGAAACAGCATCATTGCGCATATTGAGATGGTTGACTTACTACTTGAGCAGCAGCGTTTTCAGCAAGCACAAAGACTCTATGATGAGACCTTGATATTGCTGCAAGGGCAGGGCGTTAGTCCACGCTTGCTACTACAAGGTATCAAATTGGCGGCAGCGCAAAAAAACATCGAGACACGCCAACAATTGGCACAGCAACTTTTATCCGCTTATCCATTAAGTGATGAAGCAAAACAACTAAAGACTTGGCTTAACAATCCAGAGGCACCATGGAAATGACCACCCCATTATCAAACACTAACTTTAACGCGCAGGGATCATTTGGTGCCATGTTGCAGCAAGCTCGCAAAGCTAAGCAAGTTAGCTTGGACGACGCGGCAAATGAATTGTTTATTTTAAAACGTCATCTGCAAGCGTTAGAAAACGAAGATTTTTCTGACTTGCCGCAAGTGGCGTTTGCACGCGGTTTTGCGATTAACTATGCCAAATATTTGGGTCTCGACCCAGTAAGAATAGCCAGTAGCTTTGATGCGGCATACCCAAATGAGCTAAAATCGCGTTCAGCCAGTAATACTCAGTCGCTACTGCGTCCGATGGGCACGCTACAGCGTGATACACACAGTCGCATTCGCTTCAATCCGCTGCTTATCATCGCCGTCATCGGTGTCGTTATTTTAGCGATTTTCCTATTCCGTATGGTCAGTAATGCGAGCAAGGAAAACACTGCGCCGCCTGTCTCTAGCGCTGAAGATATCTCAGCAGTAGAACAAGCACAAGGCGCCGCCATTAATACCGATGTTACAGGGGTTAGCGCTTCAGGTTCAGCACTAAACTTAGGCGGTGGTGACGTTGCCCCCGCCACTTTAGATGTTAAGCTGACTGCTGCTGCTGTGGTCACTATTACAGACGCTACCGGTAGCAGCTTGATAGCGGGCTCGCAAAATGCGGGTGATTATCAATTATCAGGTATGCCACCGTTTAATGTACAGATCGATAATATCAATAACGTGCGCCTGATGCTTAATCAGCAATCCGTCGCTTTAAACAGCTACGCAAATGGTCGCCAAGCCAGTTTTGAATTGGCGCCTTAATTTATTAACTGATTTATTTTTCAAAGCGAATATTGTTTATTATTACCTTCAGTTTTATGGTTATTCTCGTTCTTACTGCTTTCATGAAAGGGTTTGTCTATGTCAACGTCAGCGCCTATTAATCGTCGTCTTACTAAGAAAATATATGTCGGTGATGTCGCGATTGGTGGTGATGCGCCGATTAGTGTGCAAAGTATGACCAATACCGATACCTGCGATGTGGCAGCGACTGTTGCCCAAATTGAGCGCTGTGTTGAAGCAGGCGCTGATTTGATGCGCGTCTCTACCCCGACGATGGATACCGTTAAAGCATTTGGTGAAATTCGCAAATTGGTCAGCGTACCCTTGATAGCGGATGTGCATTTTGACCACAAAATTGCTTTAGCGGTTGCGGCAGCGGGCGCAGATTGTCTGCGTATTAACCCAGGCAATATCGGTAGCGACGCCAAAGTACGTGAAGTCGTTGCCTGTGCCAAGCACTATAATATTCCTATTCGTATCGGCGTCAATGCTGGCTCTTTAGAAAAAGACATTCAGCGTAAGTATAAAGAGCCAAATGGTGCAGCAATGCTGGAATCAGCAATGCGTCATATTGATATATTAGAGCGCCTTAATTTTGATCAATATAAAGTGTCTGTCAAAGCCAGCAATGTGTTTTTGACCATGGATGCGTACCGTCTGATCTCAGCACAGATTGATAATCCGCTGCATTTAGGCGTTACGGAAGCCGGTGTCTATCGTACTGGTTCGGTCAAATCTGCCATCGCGCTTGGTGGTTTATTATTGGACGGTATTGGGGATACGATTCGTATTTCCTTGGCAGCCGAGCCAGAAGAAGAGATTAAAATTGGTTTTGATATCTTAAAATCACTCAATATTCGCTCTAATGGTGTCAACTTTATTGCTTGCCCAAGCTGCTCACGCCAAGAGTTTGACGTAATTAGAGTAATGACCGCGTTAGAGTCGCGTTTAGAAGACATTCGTGAGCCAATGAATTTGTCAGTGATTGGCTGCAAAGTAAATGGTCCGGGTGAAGCAAAAGAAGCCGATATCGGTATCGTTGGTGCTGCACCAAAATCGCTGGTCTACCGTATGGGCGAAAAAAGCCATCTGATTGATACCGATAATTTGGTCGATGAGATAGAAGGGATGGTACGCGCTCATGCAGAAGAATTGGCGAAAAAACGTGAAAATGAGATTATTCGCGTTAGATAATAAAATGTTTTACCAATAAAAATTATAGAGCTGTTTGTTAAAATTTAAAGGACACGACCGAACCATGATTAAAGCGATTAAAGGGTTTAATGATATTTTGCCTGCACAGTCTGCAAAATGGCTGTATTTAGAGTCAATATTGGCTGATGTGCTAGGCAGATACGGTTATGAGCATATTCGCTTGCCTATCGTTGAGCAAACCGATTTGTTCGCTCGTGCCATTGGTGGTGCCACGGATATCGTTGAAAAAGAGATGTATAGCTTTACCGACAAGTCTGATCCACCAACGCCGCTAACCTTGCGTCCTGAAGGAACCGCAGGGGCAGTACGAGCGGTAAATGAGCACAATCTACTACGCGGTGATACGCCCAAACTTTGGTATATCGGTCCGATGTTCCGCTATGAGCGTCCACAAAAAGGGCGTTATCGTCAGTTTCATCAATTGGGTGTCGAGAGCTTTGGTAGTGCCTTACCAGATGCCGATGCCGAGCTGATTGCGATGACCCATCTGATGTGGCAAGAGCTGGGTCTAAAAGATGAGATGCGTCTGCAGTTGAATAGTCTAGGCGAGCGTGATGAGCGTCATGCTTATCGTGAAGCGCTGGTAACCTATCTAACTGATAAGCAAGAGCAGCTAGATGAGGATAGCAAACGTCGCCTAACCACCAATCCACTACGTATTTTAGACAGTAAAGAAGCCAGCACCCAAGCCCTATTAATAGATGCACCCAAACTTGCTAACTTTTTAGGCGAAGAGAGTGTGGCGCATTTTGAGCAAGTGCAAACTTATTTAACAGAGCTTGGCATTGATTTTGAAATCAATCCGCATCTGGTACGTGGTCTTGATTACTATAACAAAACCGTTTTTGAATGGGTCACTGATAAGCTTGGTAGTCAAGCAACGGTCTGTGCCGGCGGTCGTTATGACGGTTTGGTTGGACAGCTAAAATCTATTGATACCCGTGATGCTAAAGCCGATGCTAAAGCCGATGCTAAAGCCGATAGTAAGCCAGTCAAATCTGAGCCTGCGGTTGGTTTTGCCATGGGGCTTGAGCGTCTATTATTGCTCATAGACGCGGTGGCACCCATTGCTGATATCCCTGCTTGTGACGTCTTTGTGGTCGCCCATCCTGAGGTTTATAGTGCTGGTATTGGTTATGCGCAAAACCTGCGTT
This window of the Psychrobacter arcticus 273-4 genome carries:
- the pilW gene encoding type IV pilus biogenesis/stability protein PilW is translated as MTSKNSCQFKYQTSLSHSVRQLGATVFVRKSAQGIWLASTLSALLISGCQSTPTNDLITGTLYQTSTQPNDNRQLDQQEIARVRTTLAAQYIRKNELDAAQRQLEKAFAADSRHAPAYDMMGVLLQQEGSRLNLEKAEQFFKKAIVLDKDFDQAHNNYGVYLSQMKRYKEAAEQFEIAGAALGYEGRIGALENLGRTYLQLKDHPAAEKAFLRALDGNRNSIIAHIEMVDLLLEQQRFQQAQRLYDETLILLQGQGVSPRLLLQGIKLAAAQKNIETRQQLAQQLLSAYPLSDEAKQLKTWLNNPEAPWK
- a CDS encoding helix-turn-helix domain-containing protein; this translates as MTTPLSNTNFNAQGSFGAMLQQARKAKQVSLDDAANELFILKRHLQALENEDFSDLPQVAFARGFAINYAKYLGLDPVRIASSFDAAYPNELKSRSASNTQSLLRPMGTLQRDTHSRIRFNPLLIIAVIGVVILAIFLFRMVSNASKENTAPPVSSAEDISAVEQAQGAAINTDVTGVSASGSALNLGGGDVAPATLDVKLTAAAVVTITDATGSSLIAGSQNAGDYQLSGMPPFNVQIDNINNVRLMLNQQSVALNSYANGRQASFELAP
- the ispG gene encoding flavodoxin-dependent (E)-4-hydroxy-3-methylbut-2-enyl-diphosphate synthase translates to MSTSAPINRRLTKKIYVGDVAIGGDAPISVQSMTNTDTCDVAATVAQIERCVEAGADLMRVSTPTMDTVKAFGEIRKLVSVPLIADVHFDHKIALAVAAAGADCLRINPGNIGSDAKVREVVACAKHYNIPIRIGVNAGSLEKDIQRKYKEPNGAAMLESAMRHIDILERLNFDQYKVSVKASNVFLTMDAYRLISAQIDNPLHLGVTEAGVYRTGSVKSAIALGGLLLDGIGDTIRISLAAEPEEEIKIGFDILKSLNIRSNGVNFIACPSCSRQEFDVIRVMTALESRLEDIREPMNLSVIGCKVNGPGEAKEADIGIVGAAPKSLVYRMGEKSHLIDTDNLVDEIEGMVRAHAEELAKKRENEIIRVR
- the hisS gene encoding histidine--tRNA ligase, translating into MIKAIKGFNDILPAQSAKWLYLESILADVLGRYGYEHIRLPIVEQTDLFARAIGGATDIVEKEMYSFTDKSDPPTPLTLRPEGTAGAVRAVNEHNLLRGDTPKLWYIGPMFRYERPQKGRYRQFHQLGVESFGSALPDADAELIAMTHLMWQELGLKDEMRLQLNSLGERDERHAYREALVTYLTDKQEQLDEDSKRRLTTNPLRILDSKEASTQALLIDAPKLANFLGEESVAHFEQVQTYLTELGIDFEINPHLVRGLDYYNKTVFEWVTDKLGSQATVCAGGRYDGLVGQLKSIDTRDAKADAKADAKADSKPVKSEPAVGFAMGLERLLLLIDAVAPIADIPACDVFVVAHPEVYSAGIGYAQNLRYSRPDLRVKMASATSLKAQMKKADKSGAALTVIIAQQEIDDKTISIKDMQTGEQKTAAQDWLSDKDNFCRRK